Proteins from a single region of Drosophila biarmipes strain raj3 chromosome 3R, RU_DBia_V1.1, whole genome shotgun sequence:
- the LOC108024542 gene encoding cystatin-like protein — MSTGPIVGGITQLEGDRRKEALDLLDATLSQLAAGDGPIYKVIKVTSVTGQVVAGTLNTYEVELDNGSVKKQATVKIWSQPWLKEDGTNIKIKFAGEVGELDRTF, encoded by the exons ATGTCCACCGGGCCAATTGTAGGAGGTATCACCCAGCTGGAGGGGGATAGGAGGAAGGAAGCTCTGGATCTCCTAGATGCCACCCTCAGCCAGTTGGCCGCCGGAGATGGTCCCATCTACAA GGTAATCAAAGTGACCTCTGTGACGGGTCAGGTTGTGGCTGGTACCCTCAACACCTACGAGGTCGAACTGGACAATGGTTCGGTCAAAAAGCAGGCTACTGTTAAGATCTGGTCCCAGCCCTGGTTGAAGGAGGACGGCACCAACATCAAGATCAAGTTCGCCGGCGAAGTTGGCGAGCTGGATCGCACTTTTTAA